A genomic segment from Streptomyces sp. NBC_00459 encodes:
- a CDS encoding N-acetylmuramoyl-L-alanine amidase — protein sequence MEETQARQDSGRGLSQDVPRQLRSEGHGRAPRDGDRRIGRRALLIGGAVAAVATGVLARDELARLWWRVPGVAKPRKEGEVDYAGARWVAASSANWRMADRPDDYGVDRVIIHVTQGGYASAVKVFQDPAHGAAAHYIVRRDGRVTQMIRELDVAFHAGNREYNERSVGIEHEGFVEKPEDFTDAMYAASARLTARVCARYGIPVDREHIIGHVEVPGTDHTDPGKGWDWKKYLRLVEDASTTAT from the coding sequence ATGGAGGAAACACAGGCTCGGCAGGACAGCGGCCGCGGCCTTTCGCAGGACGTCCCCCGGCAGCTGCGGAGCGAGGGCCACGGACGGGCTCCGCGGGACGGCGACCGGCGGATCGGGCGGCGCGCCCTGCTCATCGGCGGGGCGGTGGCCGCCGTCGCCACGGGCGTGCTCGCGCGGGACGAGCTGGCCCGGCTGTGGTGGCGGGTGCCCGGGGTGGCGAAACCGCGCAAGGAGGGCGAGGTCGACTACGCGGGGGCGCGCTGGGTGGCGGCCTCGTCGGCGAACTGGCGGATGGCGGACCGGCCCGACGACTACGGCGTGGACCGGGTGATCATCCATGTCACACAGGGCGGCTACGCGAGCGCGGTGAAGGTCTTCCAGGACCCGGCGCACGGCGCGGCGGCGCACTACATCGTCCGCAGGGACGGGCGGGTCACCCAGATGATCCGCGAGCTGGACGTGGCGTTCCACGCGGGCAACCGGGAGTACAACGAGCGGAGCGTCGGCATCGAGCACGAGGGTTTCGTGGAGAAGCCCGAGGACTTCACGGACGCGATGTACGCCGCCTCGGCGCGGCTGACGGCCAGGGTCTGCGCGCGGTACGGCATACCCGTCGACCGGGAGCACATCATCGGGCATGTGGAGGTGCCGGGCACGGACCACACCGATCCCGGGAAGGGCTGGGACTGGAAGAAGTACCTGCGGCTCGTCGAGGACGCTTCCACCACCGCCACCTGA
- the mnmA gene encoding tRNA 2-thiouridine(34) synthase MnmA yields MTHTSQQPLRVLAAMSGGVDSAVAAARAAEAGHDVTGVHLALSANPQSFRTGARGCCTIEDSRDARRAADVIGIPFYVWDLADRFREDVVDDFVAEYEAGRTPNPCLRCNEKIKFAALLDKALALGFDAVCTGHYAQVVTLADGTRELHRASDMAKDQSYVLGVLDDRQLAHAMFPLGDTLTTKDEIRAEAERRGLAVAKKPDSHDICFIADGDTQGFLANRLGRAEGDIVDESGAKIGSHEGAYGFTIGQRKGLRIGTPAADGKPRYVLDISPVNNTVTVGPAASLDVDALTAIRPRWCGAAPTGPGTYTAQLRAHGGETEVSAELVDGTLEVTFTEPVRGVAPGQAIVLYDGTRVVGSATIATTNRAAAGVV; encoded by the coding sequence ATGACTCACACCTCGCAGCAGCCCCTCCGCGTACTGGCCGCCATGTCCGGCGGCGTGGACTCCGCAGTAGCCGCCGCCCGCGCGGCGGAAGCCGGCCACGACGTGACGGGCGTCCACCTCGCCCTGTCCGCGAATCCGCAGTCCTTCCGCACGGGTGCGCGCGGCTGTTGCACCATCGAGGACTCCCGCGACGCCCGCCGCGCGGCCGACGTCATCGGCATCCCCTTCTACGTGTGGGACCTCGCCGACCGCTTCCGCGAGGACGTGGTGGACGACTTCGTCGCCGAGTACGAGGCGGGGCGCACCCCGAACCCGTGCCTGCGCTGCAACGAGAAGATCAAGTTCGCCGCGCTCCTCGACAAGGCCCTCGCCCTCGGCTTCGACGCGGTCTGCACGGGCCACTACGCCCAGGTCGTCACCCTGGCCGACGGAACGCGCGAGCTGCACCGAGCCTCCGACATGGCCAAGGACCAGTCGTACGTCCTTGGGGTGCTCGACGACCGTCAGCTCGCCCACGCGATGTTCCCCCTCGGCGACACCCTCACCACGAAGGACGAGATCCGCGCGGAGGCCGAGCGGCGCGGCCTCGCGGTCGCCAAGAAGCCCGACTCGCACGACATCTGCTTCATCGCCGACGGCGACACCCAGGGCTTCCTCGCGAACCGCCTGGGCCGCGCCGAGGGCGACATCGTCGACGAGTCCGGCGCGAAGATCGGCTCCCACGAGGGCGCGTACGGCTTCACCATCGGCCAGCGCAAGGGCCTGCGCATCGGCACCCCGGCCGCCGACGGCAAGCCGCGCTACGTCCTCGACATCTCCCCGGTGAACAACACAGTGACGGTCGGCCCGGCCGCATCCCTCGACGTCGACGCCCTCACCGCGATCAGGCCCCGCTGGTGCGGAGCCGCCCCCACCGGCCCCGGCACCTACACCGCCCAGCTGCGCGCGCACGGCGGCGAGACCGAGGTGAGCGCCGAACTGGTCGACGGCACACTGGAAGTCACGTTCACCGAGCCCGTGCGCGGGGTGGCGCCGGGCCAGGCGATCGTCCTGTACGACGGCACACGCGTCGTCGGCTCGGCGACGATCGCCACGACGAACCGGGCCGCGGCGGGCGTGGTCTGA
- a CDS encoding DUF427 domain-containing protein — MTEGHTITIEQTADRVRAVHGGQVLAESGRALVLHETGCPPRYYIPAEDVRLDLLTPSETHTYCPFKGTASYWSLPDATDLVWAYPDPKPEVARIKDHLCFYEVETR; from the coding sequence ATGACCGAAGGACACACGATCACCATCGAGCAGACCGCCGACCGCGTACGGGCCGTCCACGGCGGCCAGGTGCTCGCCGAGAGCGGGCGCGCCCTCGTACTCCACGAGACGGGCTGTCCACCGCGCTACTACATCCCTGCCGAGGACGTCCGGCTCGACCTGCTGACTCCCTCCGAGACCCACACCTACTGCCCCTTCAAGGGCACGGCGTCCTACTGGTCCCTCCCGGACGCCACCGACCTCGTCTGGGCGTACCCCGATCCGAAGCCGGAGGTGGCCCGGATAAAGGACCACCTCTGCTTCTACGAGGTCGAGACCCGGTAG
- a CDS encoding TIGR00730 family Rossman fold protein: MNICVFLSAADLDDRYTRPAREFAKLLGKGGHTLVWGGSDVGLMKVVADGVQEAGGRLLGVSVDFLAAKARPGADEMVIARDLGERKRLLLEKADAVVIMVGGTGTLDEATEILELKKHGRTDMPVVLLNTAGFYDGLKEQFRRMETEGFLPRPLTDLVFFAEEPVGALAYLEESRGVV; this comes from the coding sequence ATGAACATCTGTGTCTTCCTCTCCGCCGCCGACCTGGACGACCGATACACGCGCCCCGCGCGGGAGTTCGCGAAACTGCTCGGCAAGGGCGGGCACACCCTGGTCTGGGGCGGCTCGGACGTGGGCCTGATGAAGGTGGTCGCGGACGGGGTCCAGGAGGCGGGCGGCCGACTGCTGGGCGTCTCGGTGGACTTTCTCGCGGCGAAGGCACGGCCGGGCGCCGACGAGATGGTGATCGCACGGGATCTCGGGGAACGCAAGCGGCTCCTGCTGGAGAAGGCCGACGCCGTCGTGATCATGGTCGGCGGCACCGGAACGCTCGACGAGGCGACGGAGATCCTGGAGCTGAAGAAGCACGGCAGGACGGACATGCCGGTGGTGCTGCTGAACACGGCCGGCTTCTACGACGGCCTGAAGGAACAGTTCCGCCGTATGGAGACCGAGGGATTCCTGCCCCGCCCGCTCACCGACCTGGTGTTCTTCGCGGAGGAGCCGGTCGGGGCGCTGGCGTACCTGGAGG